One genomic region from Nostoc sphaeroides encodes:
- a CDS encoding nitrogen fixation protein NifZ, whose product MQRDELELNLPPAFEIGEKVRVRKLLKNDGTFPGKEVGQVLVNKGDIGYIASIGTYLQTSYIYAVHFLETGFVVGCKKKELESVEESHESNATDE is encoded by the coding sequence ATGCAACGCGATGAATTAGAACTAAACTTGCCACCCGCTTTTGAAATTGGTGAAAAAGTCAGAGTTCGTAAACTGCTAAAAAACGATGGTACCTTTCCTGGTAAGGAAGTCGGCCAAGTTTTGGTAAACAAGGGAGATATCGGCTACATAGCGAGTATAGGGACATATTTGCAGACTTCCTATATCTATGCTGTCCATTTCTTGGAAACAGGATTCGTCGTCGGCTGCAAGAAAAAAGAACTAGAATCGGTTGAGGAATCTCATGAAAGTAATGCTACGGATGAATGA
- the nifT gene encoding putative nitrogen fixation protein NifT: MKVMLRMNDAGTLVVYVAKKDLEEEVVKQTDGNDGKILTLANGWELEFRDLPDKANLPQTVEAKRLA; the protein is encoded by the coding sequence ATGAAAGTAATGCTACGGATGAATGATGCCGGCACTTTAGTAGTTTACGTTGCTAAAAAAGACCTGGAAGAAGAAGTCGTCAAACAAACCGATGGAAATGATGGCAAGATTCTCACCCTAGCAAATGGTTGGGAATTAGAATTTCGTGATTTGCCAGATAAAGCAAATTTACCCCAAACAGTAGAAGCTAAACGCCTCGCTTAA
- a CDS encoding (2Fe-2S) ferredoxin domain-containing protein produces the protein MGNKYLTLSELNLEGQLLGFIGGEPGKYKYMQLAVPSGNVEIKLPKELRRLLSSSLTPGQKIRVCGHSKIDSRTSKIKIKAYRVTPIDGCPKQDLPPQPKARIMVCQKGGCLKRGGKGLLSELEKTLCDRGLLDKVSIEYTGCQKCCGSAPNCVLQLGKKKYKNIHPDAIASLLESHLT, from the coding sequence ATGGGTAACAAGTATTTGACGTTATCAGAATTAAACCTTGAGGGACAGTTACTAGGTTTTATTGGTGGTGAACCAGGAAAATATAAATATATGCAATTGGCAGTTCCATCTGGAAATGTGGAAATTAAACTGCCTAAAGAGTTGCGCCGATTACTAAGTTCATCTTTAACTCCTGGTCAGAAAATCCGCGTTTGTGGCCATAGTAAGATAGATTCGCGCACAAGTAAAATTAAAATTAAAGCCTATCGAGTGACACCAATTGATGGGTGTCCAAAACAAGATTTACCACCTCAACCCAAAGCGAGGATTATGGTATGTCAAAAGGGCGGTTGCCTCAAACGTGGTGGTAAAGGGTTATTATCAGAATTAGAAAAAACTTTGTGCGATCGCGGTTTGTTAGACAAAGTTAGTATTGAATATACTGGTTGCCAAAAATGCTGTGGCAGCGCCCCCAACTGTGTTTTGCAGCTTGGTAAAAAGAAATACAAGAATATTCATCCTGATGCGATCGCATCTTTGCTAGAAAGTCACTTAACTTAA
- a CDS encoding PD-(D/E)XK nuclease family protein: MSLFTNLLNLHSGTKPREDFFTEIVAYFLSLNNDILLGWLKHHSIISDDNYSSVKISTQQEHQALAIHTEDSRLDIVVELSTGLNTDVIFIESKIGAKDGNNALKKYAEILSNLPNVRYRILIYITRDYDPKEETKKYCLDLSPKVNFFQLRWYQFYSLLKECASDILAQEILIFMRKNGMSHTNQFSSVDLLTMVNYNKTLLLMESTLSEEVQQEFKLAFGGVIKGAASRTQWKWDERYIIYTHFSPSTWDLWCGVGYFGLNPSNLTDYPYLGIFLQVSHKFAQRPKIIESMQKVINDKPNIWTPSNLKVLPAWSGIFYRRSLKDFLSQENHVSAIKLFFQESIKELKTVQEQYFDFPWKGVSIEAATEPDQEEYPDILLSSIGGV, from the coding sequence ATGTCTTTGTTTACCAATTTACTCAATCTGCATTCAGGAACTAAACCGCGTGAAGATTTTTTTACTGAGATTGTTGCTTATTTTTTGTCACTGAATAATGATATTTTACTTGGTTGGCTAAAACATCACTCAATAATTAGTGATGATAATTATTCCAGCGTCAAGATTTCAACCCAACAAGAACATCAAGCACTGGCGATCCATACTGAGGATAGTAGACTTGATATTGTAGTTGAACTTTCAACTGGTTTAAATACAGACGTAATATTTATTGAATCAAAAATTGGCGCGAAGGATGGAAATAATGCTTTAAAAAAATATGCTGAGATTTTGAGTAATTTACCAAATGTCAGATATCGAATTTTAATTTACATTACCCGTGATTATGACCCAAAAGAAGAAACAAAAAAGTATTGCCTTGATTTATCACCCAAAGTAAATTTCTTCCAACTCAGGTGGTATCAGTTTTATAGCTTATTGAAAGAATGCGCGTCTGATATCTTAGCCCAAGAAATATTAATCTTCATGAGGAAAAATGGAATGTCTCACACTAATCAATTTTCATCAGTTGACTTATTGACAATGGTAAATTATAACAAAACTCTCCTTCTTATGGAATCAACTCTCAGTGAAGAAGTACAGCAGGAATTCAAGCTAGCTTTTGGAGGTGTTATCAAAGGTGCAGCAAGTAGGACTCAATGGAAATGGGACGAGAGATATATTATCTACACCCACTTTTCTCCCTCAACATGGGACTTATGGTGTGGTGTTGGATACTTTGGTTTAAATCCCAGTAATTTAACTGATTATCCATATTTAGGTATATTTTTGCAGGTTTCTCATAAGTTTGCACAACGCCCAAAAATTATTGAATCAATGCAGAAAGTAATTAACGATAAGCCTAATATATGGACTCCTAGTAATTTAAAAGTTTTGCCAGCATGGTCAGGTATATTTTATCGAAGAAGCTTAAAAGATTTTTTATCTCAAGAAAACCACGTATCTGCTATTAAATTATTTTTCCAAGAGTCAATAAAAGAATTAAAAACGGTTCAGGAACAATATTTTGATTTTCCTTGGAAGGGTGTAAGTATAGAAGCAGCTACAGAACCCGATCAAGAAGAATATCCAGATATATTATTATCTTCTATCGGTGGAGTTTAA
- a CDS encoding Uma2 family endonuclease, with translation MSLTTAKRFTIAEYHRLAELGFFEENDRVELIKGEIIQMAAKGTPHSVCETRLERELYKLVGDRATLRGQQPITLSDNSEPEPDRVIAKNRDDDYLANHPSPSDILLLIEIADSSLKYDQEEKLPIYAEAGIYDYWIFNLVDNYLECYSEPYQTLQVKFGYRRKLIYLPNESVNLPCFPDLVVDLFKVFPG, from the coding sequence ATGAGCCTTACCACTGCTAAACGCTTTACTATAGCTGAATATCACCGTCTAGCTGAACTCGGCTTCTTTGAGGAGAATGACCGAGTTGAGCTAATTAAGGGTGAAATAATCCAGATGGCAGCAAAAGGTACACCGCACTCTGTTTGTGAAACACGCCTAGAGAGAGAATTATATAAGCTAGTAGGCGATCGCGCAACCCTGCGAGGGCAACAACCAATTACTTTGTCTGACAACAGTGAGCCTGAGCCAGATAGAGTAATTGCAAAAAATAGAGATGATGACTATCTAGCGAATCATCCCAGCCCATCTGATATTTTACTATTAATTGAGATTGCCGATTCATCCTTAAAATATGATCAAGAAGAAAAGCTACCTATTTATGCAGAAGCAGGTATTTATGATTATTGGATATTTAATTTAGTAGATAATTATCTAGAGTGCTACAGCGAACCTTATCAAACTTTGCAAGTTAAATTTGGCTATCGTCGCAAGTTGATTTATCTGCCAAATGAATCAGTTAATCTGCCCTGTTTTCCTGATTTAGTTGTGGATTTATTTAAGGTGTTTCCAGGTTAA
- a CDS encoding type II toxin-antitoxin system VapC family toxin translates to MIILDTNVLSELMKPKKSEIVRSWAAQQSLMSLFTTTITQAEILYGIALLPAGKRREELSKAAQLMFSEDFARRVLPFDQAAAVAFANIASQRRHKGNPISQADAQIAAICYTHAATIATRNFSDFEGCGISIINPWEVSSR, encoded by the coding sequence GTGATTATTCTTGATACAAACGTTTTGTCCGAATTAATGAAGCCTAAAAAATCTGAAATAGTTCGGAGTTGGGCTGCTCAACAATCCTTAATGAGTCTGTTTACTACAACAATCACTCAAGCAGAAATTCTCTATGGTATCGCCTTACTCCCTGCGGGAAAACGACGAGAAGAACTTAGTAAAGCAGCACAACTGATGTTCTCAGAAGATTTTGCTAGGCGTGTTCTTCCTTTTGATCAAGCTGCTGCTGTAGCTTTTGCTAATATTGCATCTCAAAGAAGACACAAAGGTAATCCTATTTCCCAAGCCGATGCTCAGATTGCAGCTATTTGTTACACTCATGCAGCAACTATAGCAACACGCAATTTCTCTGACTTTGAAGGGTGTGGTATTTCTATTATTAATCCTTGGGAAGTCTCCAGCAGATAG
- a CDS encoding FitA-like ribbon-helix-helix domain-containing protein → MNNITISNLDDDIKSRLKKRAEKHGRSLEEEAREILRTVLIENHEQPLNLANIIEQRFANLGDFELPEIPREPIRTVSTFEE, encoded by the coding sequence ATGAACAATATCACTATATCTAATCTTGATGATGATATTAAATCTCGTTTAAAAAAACGAGCCGAAAAACATGGTCGTTCCCTTGAAGAAGAAGCCAGAGAAATTCTTCGTACAGTTCTAATAGAAAATCATGAACAGCCCTTAAACTTAGCTAATATCATTGAGCAGCGTTTTGCAAATTTGGGAGACTTTGAATTACCAGAAATTCCTAGAGAACCTATTCGCACTGTATCAACATTTGAAGAGTGA
- a CDS encoding 1-acyl-sn-glycerol-3-phosphate acyltransferase produces the protein MADVIYQAQPPLEFIPPAFNPLVLRVVHLLLPSWINWQTPITQIEADNVEVLVDLYRQFQEGKIRFMLAFRHPKTDDPFCLGYLLSQLVPKVARSQGTMLQLPIHAHFIYDRGIPLWAGSYVGWIASHLGGTPIQRGKADWTGLRSARDLFANGKFPMAAAPEGATNGLSENISPLEPGIAQLGFWCAEDLHKAERPEQVLIVPVGIKYSYVDAPWGAIANLLSEMEAASGLPVNPSEHSSIESLYPRLLTLAEHLLSLMEKFYTRFYHLKLADIKTVAGEIEDRNEVLAVRLQALLSAALLISEQYFDLQSKGTLSDRCRRVEQAGWNYIFREDFKDVKGISAVEKALGDRVAEEANARMWHMRLVESFVAVSGNYIRENPTVERFAETTLILWQMIAKIKGDKAVQRPQLGKQKVKITVGKPISISERYPAYKENRLGARQAVADVTNDLQHALEGLI, from the coding sequence TTGGCAGATGTAATTTATCAAGCCCAGCCACCCTTAGAATTTATTCCTCCGGCGTTTAACCCCTTAGTTCTACGAGTTGTCCATCTGTTGCTACCCAGTTGGATAAACTGGCAAACACCTATTACCCAAATTGAAGCAGACAACGTAGAGGTTTTAGTGGATCTCTATCGCCAGTTTCAGGAGGGTAAGATCCGTTTTATGCTGGCATTTCGCCATCCGAAAACAGACGATCCCTTTTGTTTAGGTTACTTGCTGTCTCAACTCGTGCCAAAGGTAGCGCGATCGCAAGGTACAATGCTACAACTTCCGATTCACGCTCATTTTATCTACGATCGCGGCATTCCTCTATGGGCAGGTTCCTACGTCGGCTGGATTGCTTCTCATTTAGGTGGGACTCCGATTCAGCGAGGTAAGGCTGATTGGACGGGGTTACGTTCGGCGCGTGACTTGTTCGCTAATGGTAAGTTTCCGATGGCGGCTGCGCCAGAGGGTGCTACCAATGGTTTATCAGAGAATATTAGCCCCCTAGAACCTGGTATTGCCCAATTAGGCTTTTGGTGTGCTGAAGACTTGCACAAAGCTGAACGCCCCGAACAGGTTCTAATTGTACCAGTTGGGATTAAATATAGTTACGTTGATGCTCCTTGGGGTGCGATCGCAAATCTTTTAAGTGAAATGGAAGCGGCTAGTGGTTTACCTGTGAATCCATCAGAACATTCTTCTATAGAGTCGCTTTATCCCCGGTTATTAACCTTGGCAGAACATTTACTTTCGCTCATGGAAAAATTTTACACAAGATTTTATCATCTAAAGCTGGCAGATATCAAAACAGTAGCAGGAGAAATTGAAGATAGAAATGAAGTGTTAGCAGTTCGTTTGCAAGCTTTATTAAGTGCGGCGCTACTAATATCAGAACAATATTTTGATTTGCAGTCAAAAGGTACTTTGAGTGATCGATGTCGGCGGGTAGAACAAGCTGGGTGGAATTATATATTTAGAGAAGATTTTAAGGATGTAAAAGGAATATCTGCTGTAGAGAAAGCCTTAGGCGATCGCGTTGCCGAAGAAGCGAATGCGCGGATGTGGCACATGCGTTTAGTAGAAAGTTTTGTGGCAGTTTCTGGTAATTATATTCGAGAAAATCCCACAGTAGAAAGGTTTGCTGAGACGACTTTAATTTTATGGCAAATGATTGCTAAAATAAAAGGCGATAAAGCTGTGCAACGTCCGCAATTGGGTAAGCAAAAAGTAAAAATTACCGTGGGTAAACCCATATCTATTTCTGAGCGTTACCCAGCGTATAAGGAAAATCGTTTGGGTGCTAGACAAGCTGTTGCTGATGTGACGAACGATTTGCAACACGCGCTGGAAGGATTGATTTGA
- a CDS encoding RNA polymerase sigma factor codes for MSDSQTVAALSLGDCCEDREKAFWQLWEQYQNYLAQCCLKWMGNSTDAEDALSRAMLKAWEKIRDCTVEIKNIRSWLTRLTHNLCMDIHRECHRGARQVESLEFYEELVSKQETPVLAA; via the coding sequence ATGTCAGATTCTCAGACAGTAGCTGCATTATCTCTGGGGGATTGCTGTGAAGATAGAGAAAAAGCTTTTTGGCAGCTATGGGAGCAGTATCAAAATTATCTTGCTCAATGTTGTTTAAAGTGGATGGGCAATTCTACTGATGCAGAAGATGCACTCAGTCGGGCGATGCTCAAAGCCTGGGAAAAAATACGTGATTGCACGGTTGAGATTAAAAACATTAGGAGTTGGTTAACACGATTAACTCATAATCTCTGCATGGATATCCATAGAGAATGTCATCGGGGTGCAAGGCAGGTTGAGAGTTTGGAATTTTATGAGGAATTAGTTAGCAAACAAGAAACACCAGTTCTTGCTGCGTAG
- a CDS encoding P pilus assembly protein, chaperone PapD — protein MLKKLQNFLPLFCCFGVGFVSIPAYSQQLSVTPLVIERKAESGQARGVIDIFNGSDKPYRARVSVAPFTYSREGFKVLQSSPNDLTPYLTFSPRELLIAPGQKRSIRFNARLLPSLPKGEYRAIFSVEELTDNNDSTQKNQFGIAVNIISTIYVRNGDLAPILKVENVFYNAKVKEIRLLVNNRGKATTRAKTEWNLSQNGKLVTSGILEETSIIAEGDRYIRIPYPPQGQTLTPGTYQFSGQLKWDFPNKGGTLPFNVNLSISNEDINTESQPSPTINK, from the coding sequence ATGTTGAAAAAATTACAGAATTTCCTGCCACTATTCTGTTGTTTTGGAGTTGGTTTTGTCTCCATACCAGCTTATAGCCAACAGTTGTCTGTCACGCCCTTAGTGATTGAACGCAAAGCAGAATCAGGACAAGCTAGAGGAGTTATTGATATTTTTAATGGCTCTGATAAACCATATCGAGCCAGAGTTTCCGTTGCCCCCTTTACTTATAGCCGCGAGGGATTCAAGGTTTTACAATCTAGTCCCAATGACTTAACACCTTATTTAACATTTTCTCCTCGTGAATTGCTGATTGCACCCGGACAAAAACGCTCAATTCGTTTCAATGCTAGGCTGCTTCCTAGTTTACCAAAAGGGGAATATAGGGCAATATTCTCTGTTGAAGAGCTTACAGATAATAATGATTCTACTCAAAAAAATCAGTTTGGTATTGCTGTAAATATAATTTCAACTATCTATGTAAGAAATGGTGATCTGGCTCCCATTCTTAAAGTAGAAAATGTGTTTTATAATGCCAAAGTTAAAGAGATTAGGTTGTTAGTTAATAATAGAGGTAAAGCAACAACCCGCGCTAAAACTGAATGGAATTTAAGCCAAAATGGAAAACTTGTAACCTCTGGCATATTAGAAGAAACTAGCATTATTGCCGAAGGCGATCGCTATATAAGAATCCCCTATCCTCCTCAAGGACAAACCCTGACACCTGGGACATATCAATTTTCGGGACAACTGAAGTGGGATTTTCCTAACAAAGGTGGAACTTTACCCTTTAATGTTAATTTAAGCATTTCTAATGAAGATATTAATACAGAAAGTCAACCTTCTCCAACAATAAATAAATAA